One region of Terricaulis silvestris genomic DNA includes:
- a CDS encoding DUF3754 domain-containing protein, which yields MSEGTTPAGKSDGFIAARKAELGQAIANEPGLPPGDGAAMGELFHLLGALTHHEAHAHLEALKALYDPIDPDAPPSRRDVGLGAFEIFERELTGALTRANFVEIDPDTVQTRETTQLLTGLSIKPLMAGIRRIRYFARGSKPEQIVRKSWFGLRKRVIEAEVMNDVVVLVGFKSDDEIVRADRRAFASMRRGVRPGATLVKHFRSVANAELVTLHPGAKPSMLRRDQFFLAAPAIATGIPVLLNLWPALTVIFAVLAAYFGAQGVIEDSELKRALAAVSGLVAVGAFVMRQRLKYEAQTLRYQKQLADTVYFRNLANNAGVLDLLIGAGEEQDAKEAILAYGMLRRAQKPLAKAEIDNFAEAFLREQFGLEIDFEIQDALGKLERLGVVTRESDAYSALPPSDALARLDAAWDSVFNFSARR from the coding sequence ATGTCTGAGGGGACCACGCCGGCCGGAAAATCCGACGGCTTCATTGCGGCGCGCAAGGCCGAACTTGGCCAAGCGATTGCCAACGAACCGGGCCTGCCGCCCGGCGATGGCGCGGCGATGGGCGAGCTTTTCCATTTGCTTGGCGCGCTGACGCATCACGAGGCGCATGCGCACCTGGAAGCGCTGAAGGCGCTCTATGATCCGATCGATCCTGACGCGCCGCCGTCGCGCCGTGATGTTGGCCTTGGCGCATTTGAAATATTCGAGCGCGAACTCACCGGCGCGCTGACGCGTGCGAATTTCGTCGAGATCGATCCCGATACGGTGCAGACGCGCGAAACCACGCAGCTTCTAACCGGCCTGTCGATCAAACCGTTGATGGCGGGCATCCGCCGCATCCGCTATTTCGCGCGCGGGTCTAAGCCCGAACAGATCGTTCGCAAATCCTGGTTCGGATTGCGCAAGCGCGTGATCGAAGCGGAAGTGATGAATGACGTCGTTGTGCTGGTCGGGTTCAAGTCTGACGACGAGATTGTGCGCGCCGATCGACGCGCCTTTGCCAGCATGCGCCGCGGCGTTCGCCCGGGCGCGACGCTGGTAAAGCATTTCCGATCGGTGGCGAACGCCGAGCTGGTGACGCTGCACCCGGGCGCCAAGCCCAGCATGTTGCGTCGCGACCAGTTCTTCCTCGCCGCGCCGGCGATCGCAACGGGCATTCCTGTGCTCCTGAACCTCTGGCCTGCGCTCACCGTGATCTTCGCAGTGCTCGCCGCTTATTTCGGCGCGCAGGGCGTGATTGAGGATTCGGAACTGAAGCGCGCTCTGGCCGCCGTGTCCGGCCTTGTCGCTGTTGGTGCGTTTGTCATGCGTCAGCGCCTGAAGTACGAAGCTCAGACCTTGCGCTACCAAAAGCAGCTCGCCGACACTGTCTATTTTCGCAACCTCGCCAACAACGCCGGCGTGCTTGACCTGCTAATCGGCGCCGGCGAAGAGCAGGACGCGAAGGAAGCGATCCTGGCCTACGGCATGCTTCGCCGCGCACAAAAGCCCTTGGCCAAAGCCGAGATCGACAATTTTGCCGAAGCGTTTCTGCGCGAACAGTTCGGACTGGAGATTGATTTCGAGATCCAGGACGCGCTCGGCAAACTTGAACGCCTGGGCGTAGTGACTCGTGAAAGCGATGCCTATTCCGCGTTGCCGCCATCAGACGCGCTCGCGCGTCTCGACGCGGCATGGGACAGCGTGTTCAACTTCTCGGCACGCCGTTAA